The Thermus brockianus genome window below encodes:
- the cdaA gene encoding diadenylate cyclase CdaA, translating to MPFTWRDLLDILLVAVLFYSLGRLMAGTRALNLVRGVLVYLGVWFLASLLGLSTLSWLLGNAATLGAFALIVVFQPELRGLLERLGRAQGPRAPSLALEELLLGLSRLSERRYGALIALERRTPLGEYAATGEVLEARLSARLLETLFYPGTPLHDGGAILRGDRVFAAGCIFPLSEARLGLGTRHRAALGLSEVSDALVLVVSEETGAIRLAEGGRLSPPLALEALRERLKEVIRA from the coding sequence ATGCCCTTCACCTGGCGCGACCTCCTGGACATCCTCCTGGTGGCCGTGCTCTTCTACTCCCTGGGCCGGCTCATGGCCGGTACCCGGGCCCTGAACCTCGTCCGCGGGGTGCTCGTCTACCTTGGGGTCTGGTTTTTGGCAAGCCTCCTTGGGCTTTCCACCCTCTCCTGGCTTTTGGGAAACGCCGCCACCCTGGGGGCTTTCGCCCTCATCGTGGTCTTCCAACCGGAGCTTAGGGGGCTTTTGGAGCGGCTTGGCCGGGCCCAGGGGCCAAGGGCCCCCTCCTTGGCCCTGGAGGAGCTTCTCCTCGGCCTTTCCCGCCTTTCCGAAAGGCGCTACGGGGCCCTGATCGCCCTGGAGCGGCGCACCCCTTTGGGGGAGTACGCCGCCACGGGGGAGGTTTTGGAGGCGAGGCTTTCCGCCCGGCTTCTAGAAACCCTTTTCTACCCCGGCACCCCCTTGCACGACGGGGGGGCCATCCTCCGGGGGGACCGGGTCTTCGCCGCCGGGTGCATTTTCCCCCTTTCTGAAGCGCGGCTTGGCCTCGGCACCCGGCACCGGGCCGCCTTGGGGCTTTCCGAGGTGTCCGACGCCCTGGTCCTGGTGGTGAGCGAGGAAACGGGGGCCATCCGGCTTGCGGAGGGGGGGAGGCTTTCGCCCCCTTTGGCCCTCGAGGCCCTGCGGGAGCGGCTTAAGGAGGTCATCCGTGCGTGA